The Sporomusa termitida genome has a window encoding:
- a CDS encoding beta-ketoacyl-ACP synthase III yields MKEISVGILGIGSYVPEKIITNFDLEKTIDTSDQWIAERTGIRERHVVAEGQATSDLATKAAERALIDAGISGGEIDLIIVGTVTPDMQFPSVACLVQNNIKANHAAAFDLTAVCSGFVYGLATGSAFIKTGTYKKVLVIGAEALSTITDWSDRNTAILFGDGAGAVVLGETEPGTGILGIDLGADGNGGNLLRVPAGGSRLPATAETISQRLHYTQMDGNEVFKFAIKVMGETVNKALETARLTAKDITCLVPHQANMRIIQSAAKRLGLPMDKVIVNVDKYGNTSAASIPLALDEGVKSGRIKNGDVIALVGFGGGLTWGATIIKWFKS; encoded by the coding sequence GTGAAGGAAATATCTGTAGGAATTTTAGGGATAGGCTCATATGTTCCAGAAAAAATTATTACCAATTTTGATTTAGAAAAAACTATTGATACTTCAGATCAGTGGATTGCTGAGCGTACCGGCATTCGGGAGCGGCATGTTGTAGCTGAAGGGCAGGCAACATCAGATTTAGCTACTAAGGCAGCCGAGAGGGCCCTGATAGATGCCGGGATTAGCGGCGGGGAGATTGATTTAATTATTGTTGGCACTGTTACTCCGGATATGCAGTTCCCATCAGTTGCCTGTTTAGTTCAAAACAATATTAAAGCGAATCATGCGGCCGCGTTTGATTTAACCGCAGTATGTTCAGGCTTTGTATACGGACTTGCTACAGGCAGCGCTTTTATTAAAACAGGCACTTATAAAAAAGTTTTAGTTATTGGTGCTGAAGCTTTATCGACAATTACCGATTGGTCGGACCGTAATACGGCCATCCTGTTTGGCGATGGAGCTGGAGCTGTTGTTTTAGGTGAGACAGAGCCCGGAACTGGCATTCTTGGTATTGATTTGGGGGCAGATGGCAATGGGGGTAACCTTTTACGCGTGCCTGCCGGCGGTTCACGTCTGCCGGCCACAGCGGAAACAATCTCCCAAAGACTCCATTATACCCAAATGGATGGCAATGAGGTTTTTAAATTTGCGATTAAAGTAATGGGGGAAACTGTAAATAAAGCTCTGGAAACTGCCCGGCTTACGGCAAAAGATATTACTTGTCTTGTACCACATCAGGCGAACATGAGAATTATCCAGTCAGCAGCTAAGCGATTAGGCTTGCCTATGGATAAGGTTATTGTTAATGTTGATAAATATGGCAATACATCGGCTGCATCGATCCCGCTTGCTCTTGATGAAGGTGTTAAAAGCGGCCGGATAAAGAATGGCGATGTAATTGCTTTAGTTGGTTTTGGCGGGGGTTTAACATGGGGAGCCACAATTATTAAATGGTTTAAATCCTGA
- a CDS encoding YbaK/EbsC family protein: MSGILGKSAARIQTELNKYGLELKVVTMQDSTRTCIEAANTIGCEVGQIVKSMIFRGKTSGQPVLIVASGNNRINEKKMKEYLGETVSRPDANYVQEITGFAIGGIPPVGHVNQLTCFIDADLFHYSEVWAAAGTPFDVFCLTPQQLLTITQGKVIDVK; the protein is encoded by the coding sequence ATGTCAGGAATATTAGGAAAAAGCGCGGCCAGAATTCAGACAGAACTTAACAAATACGGTCTTGAACTTAAAGTAGTGACAATGCAGGATTCCACCCGCACTTGTATTGAAGCCGCCAATACGATTGGCTGTGAAGTAGGACAAATCGTTAAATCTATGATTTTCCGGGGAAAAACCAGCGGCCAGCCTGTGCTGATTGTTGCTAGCGGCAATAATCGTATTAATGAAAAAAAGATGAAAGAATATCTGGGCGAAACTGTATCCCGCCCGGATGCTAATTATGTTCAGGAAATCACCGGCTTTGCCATCGGCGGCATTCCACCTGTCGGACATGTTAACCAGCTTACATGCTTTATTGACGCGGACTTATTCCACTATAGCGAGGTGTGGGCAGCTGCCGGTACGCCATTTGATGTATTTTGTCTTACACCCCAGCAATTATTGACAATCACTCAAGGTAAAGTTATTGATGTAAAATAA
- a CDS encoding L,D-transpeptidase, with protein MANLIKISLSRRTLTLIKDGRLIKTYPVGVGKVSTATPTGNFLIVSKVSNPGGPFGAIWMGLNQPHYGIHGTNNPSSIGGAVSKGCIRMYNQDALELSRMISVGTPVTILY; from the coding sequence TTGGCTAATCTAATTAAAATTTCTCTGTCCCGGCGGACCTTGACGCTGATTAAAGACGGCAGACTTATCAAAACCTATCCTGTCGGCGTTGGCAAAGTATCTACTGCTACTCCAACAGGTAACTTTCTTATTGTAAGTAAAGTTTCCAATCCCGGCGGTCCGTTTGGCGCCATATGGATGGGATTAAATCAGCCACACTATGGCATCCATGGCACTAATAATCCCTCGTCCATCGGCGGAGCTGTCTCAAAAGGCTGTATCCGTATGTATAACCAGGATGCGTTAGAGCTGTCAAGAATGATCTCTGTCGGCACCCCGGTCACTATTCTTTATTAA
- a CDS encoding methyl-accepting chemotaxis protein has product MEILSPAKFQAFINTYLIVAIVILVLWTLFVTRAIANPVHELLASLREMAAGGGDLSKKLKIQTQDEIGQLAYTANNIMGKISDLVGEITQISGKVSVASKYLSEYTTQTTEAMRQTTENMGEIAAGACRQVADIEQCSQSAIHASTQVQDTNRLAAQTVDLAKAANASAIEGVGQVKEAIITMTGVKNQMDISAQAIHGLAERISQIGQIVEVITAIAAQTNLLALNAAIEAARAGEQGRGFAVVADEVRNLAESSRQSAEEITSLVLGVRQETINTVAAIEDALNQASKGAEMAGGSEAALNRIITISRQLNEQVTFMAKNTAGAATDIENIAVNIGEITAIARQFSGASQEINAASEEVFATIEKIATSAHELDSMAQSMEEMTAQFTAVDETTRKRIKEKLDKARALLMQHGIIAINNNNQLTAGTVVINNNDRLVDEIAQAVGAAFTVFQGNTRIATTVTTKSGRRAIGTSAANYVEKAVLERDTEYIGRATVMRQWCIVNYEPLKDKHGRIIGMLFVGEKLKI; this is encoded by the coding sequence ATGGAAATCCTATCTCCGGCTAAGTTTCAGGCATTTATTAATACATATCTTATCGTTGCGATTGTAATATTAGTATTATGGACGCTGTTTGTTACCAGAGCTATAGCCAATCCAGTGCACGAATTACTGGCCAGTTTGAGAGAAATGGCAGCAGGTGGCGGCGACTTGAGCAAAAAGTTAAAAATTCAAACCCAGGATGAAATTGGCCAATTAGCCTACACGGCGAATAATATAATGGGAAAAATTTCGGATTTGGTAGGTGAAATTACTCAGATTAGCGGCAAAGTATCGGTGGCAAGTAAATATCTGTCCGAATATACGACACAGACCACAGAAGCTATGCGGCAAACTACGGAAAATATGGGAGAAATTGCGGCCGGGGCTTGCCGGCAGGTAGCGGATATCGAACAATGCAGTCAGTCTGCGATCCATGCCAGCACACAAGTACAGGATACAAACCGTCTGGCTGCCCAGACCGTTGATCTGGCTAAAGCAGCCAATGCCAGTGCCATAGAGGGTGTCGGCCAGGTTAAAGAAGCGATTATAACCATGACCGGGGTTAAGAATCAGATGGATATATCTGCTCAAGCTATCCATGGGCTGGCGGAAAGGATTAGTCAGATTGGGCAAATTGTTGAAGTAATCACGGCGATTGCGGCGCAGACTAATCTTTTAGCACTCAATGCTGCCATTGAAGCGGCCAGGGCTGGTGAGCAGGGCCGGGGGTTTGCCGTGGTCGCCGATGAAGTGAGAAATTTGGCAGAAAGCTCACGGCAGTCGGCAGAAGAAATAACCAGCCTGGTATTGGGAGTACGCCAGGAGACGATTAATACGGTGGCAGCGATTGAGGATGCTCTTAATCAGGCCAGTAAGGGAGCAGAGATGGCTGGTGGTTCTGAAGCTGCATTAAACCGCATTATCACGATTAGCCGACAGTTAAATGAACAAGTTACATTTATGGCTAAGAATACAGCCGGAGCAGCCACTGATATTGAGAATATCGCTGTCAATATTGGTGAAATTACGGCGATTGCTCGTCAGTTTTCCGGCGCTAGTCAGGAAATTAATGCTGCCAGTGAAGAGGTTTTTGCAACAATTGAGAAAATCGCAACATCTGCGCATGAGCTTGATAGTATGGCGCAAAGTATGGAAGAAATGACAGCTCAGTTTACCGCTGTGGATGAGACCACCAGAAAAAGGATTAAAGAAAAACTTGACAAAGCGCGGGCATTATTAATGCAACATGGAATTATAGCCATAAATAATAATAATCAATTGACTGCGGGTACTGTAGTCATAAATAATAATGACCGGCTTGTTGATGAAATCGCGCAAGCGGTCGGCGCTGCTTTTACTGTTTTCCAGGGCAATACGCGGATTGCCACAACCGTGACTACAAAATCAGGCCGCCGGGCTATTGGTACATCTGCAGCTAATTATGTTGAAAAAGCAGTACTGGAACGGGATACCGAATATATTGGCCGGGCAACGGTAATGCGTCAGTGGTGTATTGTCAATTATGAGCCGCTCAAGGACAAACATGGGCGTATTATCGGTATGTTATTTGTGGGTGAAAAGTTAAAAATCTGA
- a CDS encoding PrkA family serine protein kinase has product MAYDFEKLIKQDRDDHKQYKFEGTLLDYLTIVKENPGLAVLSHQRMYELLVKSGVDTIQTEENPRLKRIYGNDTLKRYSFFQKKFFGIDKSIMKIMRYFHSAAMKGEESRQVLYLVGPVGAGKSSIMEALKQALEMSPPVYVLKDCPMREEPLHLIPKHLRPQFEEMLGIKIEGDLCPSCRYRLKNEFQGEFERFPVTTSEFSIRSRKGIGVVPPVDPNNQDTSVLSGSVDISKLDLYPEDDPRVLSLNGAFNVGNRGVVEFIEVFKNDVEYLHTMITATQEKSIPSPGKGAMIYFDGIILAHSNEAEWNKFKSDHTNEAILDRIVKVEVPYCLELDEEVKIYRKVLKNSSFNAHIAPHTIEVASMFAILTRLTPSAKVDAFTKLKIYNGDEIVEKGSTKKIDIFELRDEAPREGMSGISTRFIMKAIDTTLSESEFNCINPIAVIETMVKATKELAIADDERKKYLGFLQDTVKKEYNKILEKEVTKAFIHGYREQAESLFNNYLDHAEAYVNATKLKDKSTGEELEPDIKFLQSIEEQIGITGTAAQGFRQDVTSYMFSVMRGGGKIEYESYEPLKEAIEKKLTASVKELSRIITQSRVRDKEQDGKFNAMVEAMQDNGYCPHCCNVILKYAANNLWKD; this is encoded by the coding sequence ATGGCCTATGATTTTGAGAAATTAATCAAACAAGATCGGGATGACCATAAACAATACAAGTTTGAGGGGACGCTGTTGGATTATCTGACAATCGTAAAAGAAAACCCCGGTTTAGCGGTACTGTCACATCAGCGGATGTATGAATTGCTTGTAAAATCAGGTGTTGATACAATCCAAACCGAAGAAAATCCGCGGTTAAAAAGGATTTATGGTAATGATACCCTAAAGCGTTATAGTTTTTTTCAAAAAAAGTTTTTTGGTATTGACAAAAGCATTATGAAAATCATGCGTTATTTCCATTCGGCGGCAATGAAAGGGGAAGAATCCCGTCAGGTTTTATATCTGGTCGGTCCGGTTGGGGCCGGTAAATCTTCGATTATGGAAGCCTTAAAACAGGCACTGGAGATGAGCCCGCCGGTCTATGTTCTTAAAGACTGCCCAATGCGGGAAGAGCCGCTTCATCTTATACCGAAACATCTAAGGCCGCAGTTTGAAGAAATGCTGGGGATCAAAATTGAAGGAGATTTGTGCCCTAGCTGCCGGTACCGGCTCAAAAATGAATTTCAGGGCGAGTTTGAGAGGTTCCCGGTGACGACATCTGAATTTTCTATCCGTTCGCGCAAAGGTATTGGCGTTGTACCGCCGGTTGACCCTAACAACCAGGACACATCCGTTTTGTCCGGGTCTGTGGATATCTCTAAACTTGATCTTTATCCTGAGGATGACCCGCGGGTATTGTCTCTTAACGGTGCTTTTAACGTAGGTAACAGAGGGGTTGTAGAATTTATCGAGGTATTTAAAAATGATGTGGAATATCTTCACACAATGATCACTGCTACGCAGGAAAAGTCAATTCCCTCTCCCGGTAAAGGCGCAATGATCTATTTTGACGGCATTATTCTGGCCCATTCCAATGAAGCAGAATGGAACAAGTTTAAATCCGATCATACCAATGAAGCGATTCTTGACCGGATTGTCAAAGTGGAAGTACCCTATTGCCTGGAACTTGACGAAGAAGTTAAGATATACCGCAAAGTATTGAAAAATAGTAGTTTTAATGCTCATATTGCTCCGCATACCATTGAGGTGGCTTCGATGTTTGCTATTCTTACCCGGCTGACACCCTCGGCCAAGGTCGATGCGTTTACTAAATTAAAAATTTATAATGGTGATGAGATCGTTGAAAAGGGATCGACCAAGAAGATTGATATATTTGAACTGCGGGATGAGGCACCACGGGAAGGTATGTCCGGCATTTCTACCCGCTTTATCATGAAAGCTATTGATACTACATTATCAGAATCAGAGTTTAATTGTATTAATCCGATTGCCGTTATTGAGACAATGGTTAAAGCAACAAAAGAACTGGCGATTGCCGATGACGAAAGGAAAAAGTACCTTGGTTTTCTGCAGGATACTGTTAAAAAGGAATACAATAAGATTCTGGAAAAAGAAGTAACTAAAGCCTTTATCCATGGTTACCGGGAGCAAGCGGAGAGCCTGTTTAATAATTATCTTGATCATGCCGAAGCTTATGTTAATGCAACTAAGCTAAAAGATAAAAGTACCGGGGAAGAACTTGAACCGGATATTAAATTTTTACAATCCATTGAAGAACAGATCGGGATTACCGGTACAGCCGCCCAGGGCTTTAGACAGGATGTTACTTCTTATATGTTTTCCGTGATGCGGGGGGGCGGAAAAATTGAATATGAAAGCTATGAGCCCCTGAAAGAAGCTATTGAAAAGAAGCTGACAGCTTCTGTGAAAGAACTTTCCCGTATTATTACCCAATCCAGAGTCCGGGATAAAGAGCAGGACGGCAAGTTTAATGCCATGGTCGAAGCCATGCAAGATAATGGTTATTGCCCGCATTGCTGCAATGTGATATTAAAATATGCCGCCAATAATCTGTGGAAGGACTAG
- a CDS encoding YeaH/YhbH family protein, with protein sequence MAIFKEGRTGQSDRSQYDRKRHRELVEDAIKRNMGEIIADESIIGQSKNKKIKIPVRGIKEYQFIYGKNNGGTASGTGQEQRGQVIGRSNNQQEKGMGQAGSEQGEDIYEIEITMDEIINYMFEDIKLPDLERKKFALQESEYKFKKAGYQRKGIPPRLAKKRTMVEKIKRQQGLIREKVYAEPDGEDNPQERARVPFREDDLRYFRVKEDIRRHSNAVVFCIMDVSGSMDQSKKYLARSFYFLLYQFLRWKYEQVEVVFIAHTTEAKEVNEREFFHHGESGGTMISSGYAKALEIVEQRYSPTVWNIYCFHCTDGDNWTEDNPRTIDRARELVSVSNLFGYVEILANYGYGATIRRELEQKIKDENFIIVSMGSKDDIWPAFRRVLEKETETGAATGGEN encoded by the coding sequence ATGGCAATTTTTAAGGAGGGGCGTACAGGCCAGTCAGATCGCTCTCAATATGATCGCAAACGCCATCGGGAACTGGTGGAGGATGCTATTAAGCGCAACATGGGCGAGATTATTGCCGATGAAAGTATCATTGGTCAAAGTAAAAATAAGAAAATTAAAATACCGGTTCGGGGCATCAAAGAATATCAATTTATCTATGGCAAAAATAATGGGGGAACAGCCAGCGGCACAGGCCAGGAACAGCGTGGCCAGGTAATTGGCCGCAGCAATAATCAGCAGGAAAAAGGGATGGGGCAGGCCGGCAGTGAACAGGGTGAGGACATCTATGAGATTGAAATCACCATGGATGAAATTATTAACTATATGTTTGAGGATATTAAACTGCCGGATCTGGAACGGAAAAAATTTGCCTTGCAGGAGTCAGAGTATAAATTTAAAAAAGCAGGATATCAGCGTAAAGGGATTCCGCCGCGTTTGGCTAAGAAGCGCACAATGGTAGAGAAAATCAAACGTCAGCAAGGGCTTATCCGGGAAAAAGTATATGCAGAACCTGATGGCGAGGATAATCCGCAGGAGCGGGCGCGAGTGCCTTTCCGCGAAGATGACCTGCGTTACTTCCGGGTTAAGGAAGATATTCGGCGGCACTCAAATGCAGTTGTTTTTTGTATTATGGATGTTTCCGGTTCCATGGATCAAAGTAAGAAATATTTGGCCCGCAGTTTCTATTTTTTGCTGTACCAGTTTTTGCGGTGGAAATATGAGCAGGTAGAAGTCGTGTTCATTGCTCATACCACAGAAGCCAAGGAAGTCAATGAACGGGAGTTTTTCCATCACGGCGAATCCGGTGGCACCATGATATCGAGCGGTTATGCAAAAGCGCTTGAAATCGTTGAACAGCGTTACAGCCCTACCGTTTGGAATATCTATTGTTTTCATTGTACAGACGGCGACAACTGGACCGAAGATAATCCGAGAACGATTGACAGAGCAAGGGAGCTGGTTAGTGTCAGTAATTTATTTGGCTATGTGGAGATACTTGCCAATTACGGTTATGGAGCAACGATTCGCCGCGAATTAGAGCAAAAGATCAAAGATGAAAATTTTATTATTGTCTCTATGGGCAGCAAAGATGATATTTGGCCGGCTTTTAGAAGGGTGCTGGAAAAGGAAACAGAAACCGGGGCAGCAACCGGGGGTGAGAATTAA
- a CDS encoding SpoVR family protein, whose amino-acid sequence MPTDYTISELQNWNDQVEILIKKNKLDCYEQQFELCSYEDMLCYEAYVGMPSHYPHWSFGKTYERQKTFYSYNLTGLPYEMVINSDPCLAYLMQDNTLLLQVLTIAHVYGHNDFFKNNRLFKQNTRAELTVEMFKSHAGRVRDYIADPSIGPKKVERILDAAHALRFQVRRTGEGKLPNRTELAQETSDEVPERLKCDLLSYLSERGKLTYWEKDLINIVREETFYFLPQMETKIMNEGWASYWHYLLLNQMKLEQGLHFEFLQRHNMVIRPFEGSINPYFIGFKIFEYLDRTVGREKIFEIRAQERDQSFLRRYLNRQLCEELFLFNYKVRGVDIIVSEVADEEGWKAIRDELANSVGLGMVPEINPQGVENGVLILEHVYDGRELEINYAKETIKYIADLWGGKVDLKTKLNNRDKVIRCTDDKIVSVWDL is encoded by the coding sequence ATGCCGACAGATTATACGATTAGTGAGCTGCAAAACTGGAATGATCAGGTTGAAATATTGATTAAAAAAAATAAGCTTGATTGTTATGAGCAGCAATTTGAACTTTGCAGCTATGAGGATATGTTATGTTATGAAGCCTATGTCGGTATGCCTTCCCATTATCCCCACTGGAGTTTTGGTAAAACCTATGAGCGGCAAAAAACCTTTTACAGCTATAATCTAACCGGGTTACCTTATGAAATGGTAATTAATTCAGACCCTTGCCTTGCCTATTTAATGCAGGATAATACGCTGCTTTTGCAGGTATTGACGATTGCTCATGTGTATGGGCATAACGACTTTTTTAAAAATAACCGCTTATTTAAGCAAAACACCCGGGCGGAACTGACTGTTGAAATGTTTAAGAGCCATGCCGGCCGGGTACGGGACTATATCGCCGATCCCAGTATCGGACCCAAAAAGGTGGAGCGTATCCTTGATGCTGCTCATGCCCTTAGATTTCAGGTTAGGCGAACAGGCGAAGGTAAACTGCCGAATAGAACTGAGCTGGCGCAGGAGACGTCTGATGAGGTTCCTGAGCGGCTAAAATGTGATTTGCTGAGCTATTTAAGTGAACGTGGTAAACTGACCTATTGGGAGAAGGATTTAATTAATATAGTTAGAGAGGAAACCTTCTATTTTCTGCCCCAGATGGAGACGAAAATAATGAATGAGGGCTGGGCGAGTTATTGGCATTATTTGCTGCTCAATCAAATGAAGCTGGAGCAGGGGCTGCATTTTGAATTTCTACAGCGTCATAATATGGTTATCAGGCCGTTTGAAGGCAGTATCAATCCCTATTTTATTGGCTTCAAAATCTTTGAATATCTTGATAGAACTGTTGGCCGGGAAAAAATCTTTGAAATACGGGCGCAAGAGCGTGATCAATCCTTTTTGCGAAGGTATTTAAACAGGCAGTTATGCGAAGAGTTGTTTTTGTTTAATTATAAGGTGCGTGGCGTTGATATTATCGTGTCTGAGGTAGCTGATGAAGAGGGCTGGAAAGCAATTCGAGATGAATTAGCAAATTCCGTGGGTTTGGGTATGGTGCCGGAAATAAATCCTCAAGGTGTTGAAAATGGAGTATTAATCCTGGAGCATGTTTATGACGGGCGAGAACTAGAAATAAATTATGCTAAAGAGACGATTAAATATATCGCGGATTTATGGGGCGGTAAGGTAGATTTAAAGACCAAGCTGAATAACCGGGATAAGGTTATCCGGTGTACTGATGATAAAATTGTATCTGTCTGGGACTTGTAA
- the buk gene encoding butyrate kinase: MTYQILTINPGSTSTKIGLYQDTKEVFAQNISHNTTDIAQFFSITDQIQFRLENINSFLASQNVNPSDFSAVVGRGGLLKPMVSGTYQINDCMLADLKHSRYGAHASNLGAILADLIARQGGCPGYIVDPVVVDELAPVARITGRPEIGRKSIFHALNQKAAAKRFAKSINRPYDSLKLIVAHLGGGISVGCHACGEVLDVNNALDGEGPFSPERAGTLPAGQLAARVIAEKLDYAAIARLLAGQGGLVAYLGTNDVREVEHRAAAGDKQATLVYQAMIYTIAKSIAAAAVPVCGQVDHIILTGGIAYSEQLTGKLKEYIGFLAPVTVMPGENELQALAEGAYRVLTGEEAAREYIA; this comes from the coding sequence ATGACGTATCAAATTTTAACAATCAACCCGGGATCAACCTCGACTAAAATTGGCCTATACCAGGACACCAAAGAAGTATTTGCCCAAAATATTAGCCATAACACCACAGACATTGCTCAATTTTTCAGTATTACCGATCAGATACAGTTTCGTCTGGAAAACATAAATTCTTTTTTAGCCAGTCAAAATGTTAACCCGTCAGATTTTTCAGCGGTGGTTGGCCGCGGCGGCCTGCTAAAACCAATGGTAAGCGGTACTTATCAAATTAACGACTGTATGCTGGCGGACTTGAAGCATAGCCGCTATGGAGCCCATGCCAGTAATCTGGGTGCTATTCTGGCCGACCTTATTGCCAGGCAAGGCGGCTGCCCTGGCTATATTGTCGATCCCGTAGTTGTTGATGAACTGGCACCTGTAGCCCGTATTACCGGCCGGCCTGAGATAGGCCGCAAAAGTATTTTTCATGCCCTTAACCAAAAAGCTGCTGCCAAACGTTTTGCCAAAAGTATTAATCGTCCGTATGACAGCCTCAAGCTGATTGTGGCCCATCTCGGAGGCGGAATTTCGGTAGGCTGCCATGCGTGCGGTGAAGTTTTGGACGTGAATAATGCTCTTGATGGCGAAGGGCCTTTTTCACCGGAACGGGCCGGAACACTGCCGGCCGGGCAACTTGCGGCGAGAGTGATTGCTGAAAAACTAGACTATGCTGCTATCGCCAGGCTGTTAGCCGGCCAAGGCGGTCTGGTAGCCTATCTGGGTACTAATGATGTACGCGAGGTTGAACACCGCGCTGCAGCCGGTGATAAGCAAGCAACACTTGTCTATCAGGCTATGATTTATACAATTGCCAAAAGTATTGCGGCGGCTGCCGTACCGGTCTGCGGCCAAGTGGACCATATTATTCTGACAGGCGGTATCGCCTATTCAGAGCAACTGACAGGCAAGCTTAAAGAGTATATCGGTTTTCTTGCGCCTGTTACTGTCATGCCTGGTGAAAATGAATTACAGGCCCTGGCTGAAGGCGCGTACCGCGTCCTTACCGGTGAAGAAGCAGCCCGGGAATACATAGCATAA
- the ytaF gene encoding sporulation membrane protein YtaF produces MSIFYVLLLGLAVSIDAFAAGVAYGIKSIKLPAKSLAVIGVITALSTGTAMAFAYYLGSFINTALAVAAGSLLLIAIGAWNIFHEYITNKAPQGDPTAKPPLKLRIGRIVISIMSDPETADLDRSRSISPSEALLLGLALGLDNMVATFAAALIKPLPLYTPAIMTFIQMLLIAVGISAAARLISADLKKRFPYVPGAILIILGIIRLV; encoded by the coding sequence ATGAGCATCTTTTATGTACTATTACTTGGCTTGGCTGTCAGTATTGACGCTTTTGCCGCCGGCGTAGCTTATGGTATAAAATCAATAAAATTGCCGGCCAAGTCACTGGCGGTGATCGGTGTGATCACTGCACTCTCCACCGGTACTGCAATGGCATTCGCCTATTACTTAGGTTCATTTATTAATACCGCGCTGGCAGTTGCTGCCGGATCATTGCTTTTAATTGCTATCGGCGCCTGGAATATATTTCACGAATATATTACTAACAAGGCACCACAGGGAGACCCAACCGCTAAGCCTCCCTTAAAACTCCGTATCGGGCGTATTGTTATCAGTATTATGAGCGACCCGGAGACAGCTGATCTTGACCGTTCCCGCTCTATCAGCCCTTCGGAAGCCCTATTGCTCGGTTTAGCCTTAGGTCTTGATAATATGGTGGCAACTTTTGCCGCTGCCCTGATTAAGCCCCTCCCCCTTTATACCCCGGCAATCATGACTTTTATTCAGATGTTGCTGATTGCTGTGGGAATAAGCGCCGCTGCCCGCTTAATTTCTGCTGATCTAAAAAAACGGTTTCCTTATGTTCCTGGCGCGATTTTAATTATCCTTGGGATTATACGCCTGGTTTAG